Proteins found in one Panicum hallii strain FIL2 chromosome 4, PHallii_v3.1, whole genome shotgun sequence genomic segment:
- the LOC112888823 gene encoding potassium transporter 10-like: MDPEAPAPPPGTPPDDEEEKRGGRKGVPWRMTLSLAYQSLGVVYGDLSTSPLYVYKAAFAEDIQHTESNEEILGVLSFVFWTLTLVPLLKYVCVVLRADDHGEGGTFALYSLLCRHARAALLPPGRSAAGDDDQFFDAAGAKKAPAENGNAVTLGGRGGGAAASVRRLLERHKVLQRVLLVLALVGTCMVIGDGVLTPAISVFSAVSGLELSMEKEHHKYVELPIACVILVCLFALQHYGTHRVGFIFAPIVITWLLCISMIGVYNIIHWEPTVYRALSPYYMYKFLRKTQRGGWMSLGGILLCVTGSEAMFADLGHFNQLSIQIAFTCMVYPALILAYMGQAAYLCRHHNMESDYRIGFYVSVPEKIRWPVLAIAILAAVVGSQAVITGTFSMIKQCTSLGCFPRVKIVHTSAKIHGQIYIPEINWILMILCLAVTIGFRDTKHLGNASGLAVITVMLVTTCLMSLVIVLCWHRSIFLAIGFIVFFGTIEALYFSAALIKFREGAWVPIVLAFIFMLIMCIWHYGTIKKYEFDVQSKVSINWLLGLSPNLGIVRVRGIGLIHTELETGIPAIFSHFVTNLPAFHQVLIFMCIKNVPIPHVRPEERFLVGRIGPKEYRIYRCIVRYGYHDFHKDDMEFEKELVCSIAEFIRSGSSKINGMSEDFDKDEEQRMSVVRSGSIRMLEEDGSVENTVGPSHAREIQSPAPVPAPATGVKKRVRFVLPAASPKPNAGVQEELQELSDAREAGMAFILGHSHVKAKSGSSFLRRFVINFCYDFLRRNSRGPNYAVTIPHASTLEVGMMYYV; encoded by the exons ATGGATCCcgaggcgccggcgccgccgccgggcacTCCCCCGGATGACGAG GAGGAGAAGCGGGGAGGACGGAAGGGGGTGCCGTGGCGGATGACGCTGAGCCTGGCGTACCAGAGCCTGGGCGTGGTGTACGGCGACCTCAGCACGTCGCCGCTGTACGTGTACAAGGCGGCCTTCGCGGAGGACATCCAGCACACGGAGAGCAACGAGGAGATCCTCGGCGTCCTCTCCTTCGTCTTCTGGACGCTCACGCTCGTGCCCCTCCTCAAGTACGTCTGCGTCGTCCTCCGCGCCGACGACCACGGCGAGGGCGGGACCTTCGCGCTCTACTCCCTCCTctgccgccacgcgcgcgccgcgctcctcccgcccggccgctccgccgccgggGACGACGACCAGTTCTTCGACGCCGCCGGCGCCAAGAAGGCTCCGGCGGAGAACGGCAATGCGGTGACGCtgggcggccgcggcgggggcgccgccgccagcgtCAGGAGGCTGCTGGAGCGGCACAAGGTGCTGCAGCGCGTCCTTCTTGTGCTGGCACTGGTCGGCACCTGCATGGTGATCGGCGACGGGGTGCTCACGCCGGCCATCTCCG TGTTCTCTGCGGTCTCCGGGCTGGAGCTGTCCATGGAGAAGGAACACCATAAAT ATGTGGAACTGCCTATTGCTTGCGTCATACTGGTTTGCCTGTTTGCACTGCAGCACTACGGTACACACCGGGTCGGCTTCATTTTCGCTCCAATTGTGATCACATGGCTTCTATGTATAAGCATGATCGGTGTTTACAATATTATTCACTGGGAACCCACTGTATACCGAGCGCTATCTCCATACTATATGTACAAGTTCTTGAGGAAGACACAGAGAGGAGGTTGGATGTCCCTGGGAGGAATACTGTTATGCGTAACTG GTTCTGAAGCAATGTTTGCTGATCTGGGGCATTTTAATCAGTTGTCAATACAG ATTGCTTTTACATGCATGGTGTATCCAGCATTGATCCTCGCATATATGGGACAAGCTGCTTACCTGTGTAGGCACCATAACATGGAAAGTGACTATAGGATAGGATTCTATGTGTCTGTTCCAG AGAAAATTAGGTGGCCTGTTCTAGCAATTGCTATCCTTGCTGCCGTTGTGGGGAGCCAAGCTGTCATCACGGGTACATTCTCAATGATCAAGCAGTGCACTTCTCTGGGCTGCTTTCCTCGGGTGAAGATAGTTCATACATCTGCCAAAATACATGGGCAAATATACATTCCTGAGATCAATTGGATCCTGATGATACTGTGCTTAGCTGTAACCATCGGTTTCAGAGATACGAAGCATTTGGGTAACGCATCAG GATTGGCTGTTATAACTGTCATGCTGGTCACAACATGTCTGATGTCCCTGGTGATAGTCTTGTGCTGGCATAGGAGCATATTTCTTGCAATTGGCTTTATTGTGTTCTTTGGAACAATTGAGGCACTGTACTTCTCGGCCGCACTAATCAAGTTTAGGGAGGGAGCCTGGGTCCCGATTGTCCTGGCTTTCATCTTTATGTTGATAATGTGCATATGGCACTATGGCACCATCAAGAAGTATGAGTTTGACGTTCAGAGCAAGGTCTCCATCAACTGGCTTCTTGGTCTCAGCCCAAACCTCGGTATTGTTCGTGTGCGTGGCATTGGTCTCATCCATACTGAGCTTGAGACTGGCATCCCAGCGATCTTCTCGCATTTTGTCACCAATCTGCCTGCCTTTCATCAG GTACTCATATTCATGTGCATCAAGAACGTTCCCATACCTCATGTCCGGCCTGAAGAGCGGTTCCTTGTCGGAAGAATTGGCCCCAAGGAGTACAGAATATACCGCTGTATTGTCAGGTACGGGTACCATGACTTCCACAAGGACGACATGGAGTTCGAGAAGGAGCTGGTGTGCAGCATCGCGGAGTTCATCCGTTCAGGGTCCTCCAAGATCAATGGAATGTCCGAGGACTTCGACAAGGACGAGGAGCAGCGGATGTCAGTCGTGCGCTCCGGCAGCATCCGCATGCTGGAGGAAGACGGCTCGGTGGAGAACACCGTCGGGCCCTCACATGCACGGGAGATTCAGTCGCCGGCCCCGGTGCCGGCACCGGCGACGGGAGTCAAGAAGCGGGTGCGGTTCGTGCTGCCGGCGGCGAGCCCGAAGCCGAATGCCGGCGTGCAGGAGGAGCTGCAGGAGCTGTCGGACGCGCGGGAGGCCGGCATGGCCTTCATCCTCGGGCACTCGCACGTGAAGGCGAAGAGCGGATCGAGCTTCCTCCGGCGGTTCGTGATCAACTTCTGCTACGATTTCTTGCGGCGGAACAGCCGGGGGCCCAACTACGCCGTCACCATCCCGCACGCCTCCACGCTGGAGGTTGGCATGATGTACTATGTCTGA
- the LOC112888824 gene encoding pentatricopeptide repeat-containing protein At4g16470, with product MSSAGLARTLKSLCITGDLSKAVRLLCQSPLCPGARTYTLLLQECVNRRDARLGKRIHARMVATGFRCGEYITTKLLIFYAKIGDLGCAQKLFDGMPQRSVVAWNSMISGWARGGAGEQERAVELFGAMRAEGLAPDQFTFASVLCACARLAALERGRRVHAVAVKSDVGGNVFANSALVDMYLKCSSPEDARRAFAAAPERNVTMWTAVISGHGQQGRAAEALALFDRMAADGFRPNDVTFLAVLSACAHAGLVDEGLRRFASMSSDYGLAPRGPHYAAVVDMLARVGRIHDACELVKNLPDCQEHSVIWGALLGACRKHGGDVALVELAARRFFRLQPGNAGKYVVLANTYAAREMWDSVAGAREAMRALGVKKDRAWSAVEVLGKKHTFLAGDSYHDEYSAIYKVCTALASAVSEQSARATDGARHC from the coding sequence ATGAGCTCGGCTGGCCTGGCACGGACGCTGAAATCCCTGTGCATCACCGGGGACCTGTCCAAGGCCGTGCGTCTCCTGTGCCAGAGCCCCCTGTGCCCCGGCGCAAGGACCTACACGCTTCTGCTGCAAGAGTGCGTGAACCGGAGGGACGCGAGGCTCGGCAAGAGGATCCACGCGCGCATGGTCGCCACGGGTTTCCGCTGCGGCGAGTACATCACCACCAAGCTGCTCATCTTCTACGCCAAGATCGGGGACCTCGGATGCGCGCAGAAGCTGTTCGACGGAATGCCGCAGCGGAGCGTCGTCGCGTGGAACTCCATGATCTCGGggtgggcgcgcggcggcgcgggggagcaGGAGCGGGCGGTGGAGCTGTTCGGCGCGATGCGGGCGGAGGGGCTGGCGCCGGACCAGTTCACTTTCGCGTCCGTGCTGTGCGCGTGCGCGAGGCTGGCCGCGCTGGAGCGCGGCCGCCGCGTGCACGCCGTCGCGGTCAAGTCGGACGTGGGCGGGAACGTGTTCGCCAACAGTGCGCTCGTGGACATGTACCTCAAGTGCAGCAGCCCCGAGGACGCGCGCCGGGCgttcgcggcggcgccggagcggAACGTCACCATGTGGACCGCGGTCATCTCCGGGCACGGCCAGCAGGGGCGCGCCGCCGAGGCGCTGGCGCTCTTCGACCGGATGGCGGCGGACGGGTTCCGGCCCAACGACGTGACGTTCCTCGCCGTGCTCTCGGCCTGCGCGCACGCCGGGCTCGTCGACGAGGGGCTGAGGCGGTTCGCGTCCATGTCGTCGGACTACGGGCTCGCCCCGAGGGGCCCGCACTACGCGGCGGTGGTCGACATGCTTGCCAGGGTCGGGAGAATACATGACGCCTGCGAGCTCGTCAAGAACCTTCCGGACTGCCAGGAGCACTCCGTGATCTGGGGCGCGCTGCTAGGCGCCTGCAGGAAGCACGGTGGCGACGTGGCGCTGGTCGAGCTCGCCGCGCGGCGGTTCTTCCGGCTGCAGCCCGGGAACGCCGGGAAGTACGTGGTCTTGGCGAACACGTACGCCGCCCGCGAGATGTGGGACAGCGTGGCCGGCGCGCGCGAGGCGATGAGGGCGCTCGGCGTAAAGAAGGACCGCGCCTGGAGCGCCGTCGAAGTGCTGGGCAAGAAGCACACTTTCCTTGCCGGAGACTCGTACCACGACGAATACTCGGCGATATATAAGGTGTGCACTGCATTGGCCTCCGCCGTCTCCGAACAATCTGCGCGAGCAACAGATGGTGCCAGACACTGCTGA